Proteins encoded within one genomic window of Lynx canadensis isolate LIC74 chromosome B2, mLynCan4.pri.v2, whole genome shotgun sequence:
- the LOC115514363 gene encoding LOW QUALITY PROTEIN: ATP synthase subunit g, mitochondrial-like (The sequence of the model RefSeq protein was modified relative to this genomic sequence to represent the inferred CDS: inserted 1 base in 1 codon), which translates to MAQFVHNLAEKAPALVNAAVTYSKPRLATFWHYAKVEXVPPTPAEIPTAIQNLKKIVKSAQTGSFTQLTVKEALLNGLVATEVWMWFYVGEIIGKRGIIGYDV; encoded by the exons ATGGCCCAGTTTGTCCATAACCTCGCAGAGAAGGCCCCGGCGCTGGTGAACGCTGCTGTGACTTACTCGAAGCCTCGATTGGCCACATTTTGGCACTATGCCAAGGTTG CTGTTCCTCCAACCCCTGCTGAGATCCCTACAGCTATtcagaacttgaaaaaaatagtcAAGAGCGCTCAAACTGGTAGCTTCACACAGCTTACAGTTAAGGAAGCTCTGCTGAATGGTTTGGTGGCCACTGAGGTGTGGATGTGGTTTTATGTCGGCGAGATCATAGGCAAGCGTGGCATCATTGGTTATGATGTTTGA